The DNA sequence GTCCGGACGAGTGCGGCCTCCTGCACGCCGACCACGTCGGGTCGCGTCCGGACGAGTTCGCCCGCTATCGCGGTCATTCGCTCGGTCGGTGCGCTCCGCTCGATGTCGGCGTACAGGTCGCCGACGGTGCGCGCGAGGCCCTGCACGGACTCGACGAGAAAGAGGGCGAACAGGTTCGCGCCGAGGCCGAGGTTGCGCGTGGCGACGGTGAGTTCGGTCGCCCCCGCCGCGTCGGCCGCGGCGGCCACGGTGTCGTCGTCCGCGCGGGCGGCGGCGGGGCGGGCGACGGTCGGAGCGGCGAGTCCGAGTCCGACGGCGGCACCGGCGCCGGCGCGGAGGGCGGAGCGACGAGAGAGGGCGGTCCGGTCGCGGTGGGTCATCGTCGCCGGGTAGCGGCCTCCCGGATATCAATCTTCCTACCTGACAGGGAGGTGAGAGAGAAGAGAGGCGACGGTCGGACCGATTGCGTTACTCGCCCTCGCGGAGTTCCTTCACGCGCGCGATGTTCCACGCGAACCCCTTGCCGTCCTCGGTGGGCGTCTCGAGGACGAGGGGGACGTCCGCGAGGTCCGGGTGGTTGACGAACGCGGACATCCCCTCCTCGCCGATGAGACCCTCGCCGATGAGGGCGTGTTCGTCCTTGTTCGTCCCGCACTCGTGCTTGGAGTCGTTCAGGTGGACGCACGCGAGGTGTTCGAGACCGACCACGTCGTCGAGTTCCGCGACGGTGTCGTACACCCCCTCCTCGGTCGAGAGGTCGTACCCCGCGGCGAACGCGTGGGCGGTGTCGAGACACATATCGAGGTCCTGTTCGGACTCCTCGATGACGTAGGCGAGGTGCTCGAACTCGTCGCCCATCTTCGTTCCGCTTCCGGCGTCGGACTCGACGAGGACGGTGACGCCGTCGGGGATGGCGAGGTCGTCCAGCACCGAGACGGCGTTGTCGAGTCCCTGCTCCTCGCCCGCCCCGGTGTGTGCGCCGAGGTGGACGTTCACGTAGGGGATGTCGAGTTTCTCCGCCATGTCCACCTCCGTCTGCATCGATTCGAGCGACTTCCGCCGGAGGTCCTCCTTCGGCGTGCAGAGGTTCACGAGGTACGACGAGTGGATGACCCACGGACCGTCGAGTTTCTCCGCCGTCTCTTTTCGGAAGAGTTCCGCCTCCTCGTCGCTTATCTCGGGGTCGCGCCACACCTGCGGCGAGGTGGTGAATATCTGCCCGCAGTTGCCGCCGAAGGCGACCTGCCGGTGAACCGCGTTGGCGACGTTGCCGTGCGGCGGCGTCTCCTCGTCCGAGGAGACTTTCGAACTGGCCATCGAGACGTGTGCTCCGACGCGCATGGCAGACCGCAGGAGGCAGGGGCGTATAGTGACTTCGGACGACGGTCGTCGTCCGGAGGCAGTCCGGGTTACCATTCGTTCAAGAAAGTCTATGTAATTGGAGCGTGTGTCTACGGTATATGTCCGAGGTGGGACTCGCAGTGGGGGAGACGGTGCCGGACGTGCGCGAGCGAATCGTCCGGTCGAACGGGGAGACGGCGGACGTCGCGCTGTCGGAACTCACGGCCGAACGACCGGTGTTGTTGAACTTCTACACGATGGATTTCAGCCCCGACTGCGTCTCCGAGTGGTGCGAGTTCCGCGACTTCGATTGGTTCGCCACGGGCGATACCGTACAGGTCGTCGGCGCGAGCAAGTCCGGCGAGCGACTCCACCGCAAGTTCATCAGCCAGTTCAGCCTCGGATTCCCGCTGTTCGCGGACACGCGCCTCGCACTCGCCGACGCGTTCGACGTGCGCTACCGGGCGTTCGGCGTCTCCCACCGCGCGCACCGCTCCTGTTTCCTCGTCGACGGGGAGATGCGCGTCCGCTACAAGTGGGTCGGCGAGCACTGGTTGGACCCGACGCGCGACACGCCGCCGGTCGGCGAGATTCACGACGCCGTCGTCCGTGAACTGGACGCCGACGACGTCGAGACGTTCGGGTTCTAGTTTTAGCTTCGGGACGCCCGCTCCCGCGGGTCGCGCCGGACCCACTCGTCGTCGGCGTACTTCTCCTCCGCGCGCTCGCGCGCGCGAGCGAGTTCGTCGTCGGTCCACCCGCCCTCGTCGGCGTCGGCCCATGATTCGAGGGCAGACTCGACGGCCGAGACGGCCTCGGCGCTGGAGGCGTCGGAGAACTCGTCGACGCCGCCCACCCTGTCCGCGAACGCGTCGGGGGTCACGTCGTGGCCGTCGAAGACGGCGAGATGCTCGGCCGCCCGGACCGAGTAAGTCAGCGACCCGTGCTGGACGACCGAGTCGTTCCGGCGGTACTGGGCGTTGCCGCTCACCTTCTTGCCGCCGGCGACGACGTCGTGTGCGGGGTGGAGTTCGCGCAGGTAGCACGCGGGGTGCCATATCTCCGGCACCGACTCGTCGACGAAGTCGGCGTCGACGCCGAGGCGGGCGAAGGCGTCGAGAACGGGCGCGCAGAGCAGGTGGTAGCTCTCCATCAGGTCGCCCGGCAGTTCCGCCTTCGGCGCGACGATGGAGTAGGAGATGTCCCCCTCGGAATCGTGGTAGATGCCGCCGCCGCCGGTCTGCCGGCGGGTGACGGTGACGCCCTCGCGTTCGCAGTGCGCCCAGTCGACCGTCTCCGGGTCTTGATGGTAGCCCAGAGAGAGCGTGCTCGGTTGCCACCGATAGACGCGGACGGTCCGCGGGCCGCCCGCGGCGGCCGTCTCGGCGGCTATCTCGTCCAGCGCCATCTGCATCGGGCCGTCCCGCGCCTCCTCGCGGACGAGTCGCCACTCGCGGTCGGCCAACGGACCGCGCGCCTCGTCCGGCCCGAGTTCGGCGTCAGAGTCGGAGTCGGGGTCGCTCATGTCGCGGGCTACGCGGGAGTCCGGGAAAGCGGTTTCGTCGCCCGCGGCCGCGCGCGCGCCGACTCAGGAGAGCAGGCGGGAGACGAGGAGGAAGAGGCGCCGAAGGTTCGTTCCGAGCGTCTTCTGGTTCTCGCTGTAGAGGACGATGTCGTCCGACTCGCCGAGGTGAATCTCGACGGACCGACCCCGGTCTTTCAGGTCCGCGAGTTTGACCGCCCGGACGCTGTCGAGGGGGACCACCACGTAGCGGAAGTCCTCGTCGGCGATGTCGGCGTTGCAGTGTTTCCCGTAGACGTGGAGGCTGTTCGTCGTCAGTCCGACCTCGTAGCCGATGTACTGCATCCCGCCGACGTCCGCCCCCGCTCGTTCCCCCTTTACCTTCGCCCGAAGCTTCTCGTCGGGTATCTCGATTCCGTCCACCATCATCTGGAGATATTCTCGAACAGTGATAAGCGTAGCTCCGTCGCCGCGGTTCGGGCGGGAGTCGGTGCGTCGACCTCTCGCCGTCCGCCGACGGCTGTCCAGGCGTCCGGACAGTCCGTCCGAACGGAGGGAAACGGTTGCGAGACGGTCCGCCACCGTCTTTTTGAGTGTTCGCTCCCTACGCGTGCGTATGGAACGAGACGACTTCGCAGACGAGTTCGACGGCTACGACGGAGAGATTCCCGAGGGAGTAGACGAGGCGGCCGTCGAGCGGATGCGAACCGTCGCGCACGCCTTCGACGACCTGATAGACGTTCCCGGGACCAACAGCAGTATCGGTCTCGACCCGATACTCGGCGTCGTCCCCGTCGTCGGTGACCTCGCCAGCGCGGCGTTCTCGCTGTACATCGTCGCGGAGTCGGCGCGCCTCGGCGTCTCGTACAAGACGCTCGTCGCCATGCTCGCCAACGTCGCCATCGACACCGCCGGCGGCGCAGTTCCGTACGTCGGCACGCTGTTCGACGCGGTGTGGAAGGCGAACCAGTGGAACTTCGAGATGGCGATGTCGGACCTGCAGGACCAGTTCGACTTCGACGACGACTTCGGCGGCGGCGGACCCGGCGACTTCCCCGAGGACGACGACGGCGACGGCCCCGTCGTCATCGACGTGGAGTAGAGACCTTCCGAGGTCAGCGGTTCGGGCGGAGCACTTCGGCCACCTCGGCCGTCGTCTCCGGCGTCGCCAGCGCCGTCGCCTCGACGACCACGTACCCGCTCAGCCCGTCCGCTAACCACGTGACGGACACTTCTTCTTGCCCCTCGTATCTGTGTAGTCGGTCCGCGACGTACTCGAACCCCACCGTCCCGAGGGCGCTTCGGACGAGAAGCGGGTTCGTCTCGGAGTCGAGAGCGTTGCCGACCGCCTCGACCGCCGCCTCGCGAATCGCGCGGACGTCCGCGGCGCTCTCGACGGTCACGTACGCTCCGTTCTCGACGCGTTCGCGGAGCGATTCGAACGCCCGGACGCGAGTTAGCGTACGGAGCGCGGAGACGACGACGCGCGCTCGCTGACCCGTTTTCCGCTCGTCGTCGATGTCGTCGGCGTACTCGATGCTTCGCCGGAGGTCCGCGGCCGCGTGAGCGACGGGCTTCAGGTCGGCGTCCCCCTCGACGTACGCGGAGGCCTCCGACCCCGGACCGGGGGCCGAGAGCGCGCCGCGCCGGTCCGCGAGCATCGACGACAGTTGCTCCCCCGCGGCGGTCAGTTCGTCCCGAACCGAGCGCGGACTCCTCAGCGACGACTCGAAACGCCCGAAGAGGTACGCCGCCTGTTCCACCGCCGCGCGCGCCGCTTCGAGGTCGGCCGCGAACTCGCCGACGCCGAGTGCGCTCTCGCGGGGGTGGCGCGTCCGGCCGGGTGCCCGGTTCAGCCGCCGCCCAGCGTCCGCGACCAGTTCCTCCAGTTTCGCGTGAACCAACGCGGCCCGGACGGGGTCCTCACCAACGTACCGCCACCGCTCGCGAAACGACTCGTACGCCCGTCGGACGGTCGGAACCGACGACTCGACGGCGGCGACGGTGAGCCCCGAATCGACCGCCGCCCACGCGGCCTTGACCTCCCGGACCGAGCGGCGGGCGTACCTGAGCGGTTCGAGCGCGTCGGCCGGCGACCCCGCCTCCGACACCCGCCCGAGCGCCTCGGTCGCCCGGTCGTACAGCCTTCCGAACTCCTCTCTTACCATCCCGTTCGGAACCGCCTCGGCGTCGAACGGTGCGGGGACCGACGAGAGCGCCTCCCGAAGCGCGCCGACCCGCCGGTCGACGTAGGCGGCCTCCACGTCCACCGGGAGCGGTTCGGTCACCGTCGGCGTCTCCCCCGAGAGCGCCGCTTCGAGCGCCGAGCCGTCTATCGTCGGCGGTTCGTCAGCCCCGAGCGGATTCAGGTCGTCCAGACCGGTACACCCGGCGAGACCCGCGAGCGCCGCGCTCCCCGCGAGAGCGAGGAGGCCGCGGCGCGAGCGACTCGGTCCGTTCCGCGCGTCGTCGTTCTTCGGTCGGCCCCCGTCGCTCATCGGTCGACCTCCGTCGTCTGGTTCGCCGTTCGATTCAGCGTCTCTGTGGTCCCCGCCGACCCCCCGTCGTCGGCCGTCGCCGGACCGAAGTTCGGCGGCTCGGTCGTCCGCTCCTCTTCCGGCGGCCGTCGGAGACGACATCCCCTGCTGCTCCACCC is a window from the Halogeometricum sp. S3BR5-2 genome containing:
- a CDS encoding deoxyribonuclease IV; protein product: MRVGAHVSMASSKVSSDEETPPHGNVANAVHRQVAFGGNCGQIFTTSPQVWRDPEISDEEAELFRKETAEKLDGPWVIHSSYLVNLCTPKEDLRRKSLESMQTEVDMAEKLDIPYVNVHLGAHTGAGEEQGLDNAVSVLDDLAIPDGVTVLVESDAGSGTKMGDEFEHLAYVIEESEQDLDMCLDTAHAFAAGYDLSTEEGVYDTVAELDDVVGLEHLACVHLNDSKHECGTNKDEHALIGEGLIGEEGMSAFVNHPDLADVPLVLETPTEDGKGFAWNIARVKELREGE
- a CDS encoding redoxin domain-containing protein, whose protein sequence is MSEVGLAVGETVPDVRERIVRSNGETADVALSELTAERPVLLNFYTMDFSPDCVSEWCEFRDFDWFATGDTVQVVGASKSGERLHRKFISQFSLGFPLFADTRLALADAFDVRYRAFGVSHRAHRSCFLVDGEMRVRYKWVGEHWLDPTRDTPPVGEIHDAVVRELDADDVETFGF
- a CDS encoding lipoate--protein ligase family protein → MSDPDSDSDAELGPDEARGPLADREWRLVREEARDGPMQMALDEIAAETAAAGGPRTVRVYRWQPSTLSLGYHQDPETVDWAHCEREGVTVTRRQTGGGGIYHDSEGDISYSIVAPKAELPGDLMESYHLLCAPVLDAFARLGVDADFVDESVPEIWHPACYLRELHPAHDVVAGGKKVSGNAQYRRNDSVVQHGSLTYSVRAAEHLAVFDGHDVTPDAFADRVGGVDEFSDASSAEAVSAVESALESWADADEGGWTDDELARARERAEEKYADDEWVRRDPRERASRS
- a CDS encoding DUF4112 domain-containing protein, yielding MERDDFADEFDGYDGEIPEGVDEAAVERMRTVAHAFDDLIDVPGTNSSIGLDPILGVVPVVGDLASAAFSLYIVAESARLGVSYKTLVAMLANVAIDTAGGAVPYVGTLFDAVWKANQWNFEMAMSDLQDQFDFDDDFGGGGPGDFPEDDDGDGPVVIDVE